GGTCTTGATAGTGACACTGATCACTTATCATCTCATCTCCCATCCCAATTCCCAGTAAGTTTAACAGGTCCAGCACCATATCCAGTCTACTCTCATAGCTCCCCATGTCATAGCTCACAGCAGCTCCAGATATCGCCATTGCAGTAGACAATCTCATGTGTCTTGGCTCAAAACATCGGCTCAATTCAGATGGTTTTTCCCAATCACTCCCAATAAGCTCGACTCCATCGGGTGAAAATGCAATCAGCTGATGACTTGATTTCGCACCGCTGCTAATCTGCCAGTCGTTGACTGTAATGTTACTTATGAATGTGGGTGAAATATGCTTGAGATCGTCAAGTTCCAGTTCTTTATTTGCATCTTCCTCACCGCTGATAAGTTTGTAAATACCCCTAGCTGGTCTTGCACAGTTAGGGAAGACATCTTGCCATCGGCATCTTGCTGCTTTCTCGAAGAACGCGGCAGACAGTCGATATctgtaaaaaagtaaaaaaaaaactgtgtttGTTTCACCCGCGCCTTGACGATGAAGGGAAGTCTGCAAGGTCAAGCtctgtaaaaataaaaataaccagCTGCCATCGCTAGTTGTCTGCCATTGAGGTCTTTTTTACATGTTGTATACGATGGAAGTGCGCTTTTTAACAAGGATTTCGTTTTCAAATTCCACTTCTTTGTGCCTTGTTTCAGATTCTAGGCGTATCTAAAGCTCAGTGATACTAGGCCGACCCTTAGTAAAGACTCCTGGATACTGTCCTCCTCCCACCCCTTCACGAGATATTTTGCTTACAGCAGTCACTCCTCAACTTTCTAGTTTCAATCATTACAcctggaaatgttatagaaAGAGGAAACATCTTACCTGATTTTTATCTCCTGATTTCTAAGAATAATCTCTGGACTGAAATTATCTGAAAGCATAccaaaaaactggaaaaaataaCTCACGTTACATTCTAAATATAAAGTTAGCACAAACCTGTAGTAGATGTTGAACGCAGATTGGTGAAGGGGTCCGATGAATGGAAACAGTATGATAGCAATAGCACAACCAATCAAGATTGGATAGAAGACTTCATCTGAGTATGGCAACACTCCGAACAAATCAGCCTTGAAGACTCTCCAGCTCACAAAAAGTGTGTAGGCATAGAAAAAGAGGAATATAGCAGCAAAGTTACGGACGATGGGAAGGACAAACGGAACAATAAGAAAACCGATGAAAACCAAAGCCTTAATCCAGGTTTTTAAAGGCCACAGGAAGTCATGTGTAACCCAAGGAAACAAAGTCAAGGCAAGCACCAGTCCACTGAGAATTGAGAGGAATCGAAACAGGTTTTGGTATTCtatcaaatattttattcttgaaaggataaagaaaaaaaaccaaacagcaAATGTTGTCAAAAATAGGGCCACTCGTCTGCCGGGGGGTTGGCAGTCATAATAGAGTTCCAGTATCAGGAATGAAGTCTTGTCACTCACACTGACTGAGGGAGGACAAGTGCTGTTCTCTCGTAAAATCCCACCAAAAAGAACGTCTACAAACACAGCAATAGGAAACGCATAGGGTAGCCACAGGACACATGGCAAAATGATCACAACAAAGATCAAGAGAAGAGTGAAGTTAATTGACTGGCAAATCCCCCAACCAAGACTTTGCCAATTGCACAAGTATCCAGCATTGTTCCTCATTTTCTCAAAGAATTGTTCTTGCCACACCTTATCAGCAATTCCTAACTTTTTTGAACGTTGTTTCCAGTCAAGAAAAGCCGCCCCAGTAAAGCCTCCTCCGGAAACACAGCTCAAATACTCCAGAGGAACGTCATCTTGTAACATTCTACGGAGAGCACCAGAGCAAAATGCAGCAGACCGAATGCCTCCCCCGGAAAATGCAATGCCAGTGGTCCTCTTTGGGTCTGGAGAAATGCACTCACTCTGTTGGACAGCGGAGTTAGGATCCAGTCTTTGCTTGAACGGTCGACCTTCAATAAAACCACTGGGTGTTCCAGAAGAAGATATCTTCTTGACAAGGGGCTCATTAGAGGGGATGGGATCAACAACTATCTCCTCGGGATCGGGATCGGTGTGACCTTCGACAAGAGTACCATCCATATCTGAAagtacaaatattatttataataTATTGATTTAGGGAatcctaaaagtggagctcctcAGGGCTGGGTTGTTGAAAGCCCAATTAAGCAAATTACCCAGGATAAGCAAGAATTTTGATTTTAGTTTTGTAACTTGCAATGAGGTTTTCTGTTTATATTGTTTTGCTCTTTGTTTTGAGTCTGAATaatcacatgatactggtcagtgataataccttgttttgacagctgtcaattgacaTCATGGATGCCCAATATCAAGGATCCATGTATGCCATAACCCAAGTCAACCTATAAAGCTAAGTTCACGCACCCCCAGTGCAAATGGGACATGGACGAACGGTTGTAACGACTATGGACAATGGTGCTTAAATGCGTGCATGCCTTCAGCAGGCAGGAACTCCACTAGTACCTAAGAATACTGTATGGGAATTCTTATTAGGAATAATTTCTGCATAACAGTGGTCACAGGGCATGCTCAGAGTACTGTTTAGGAATTTAAAGGAATGAAGAATCCAAGACTCATTGAAATTACAAGATCCTTGTTTGGAAATTCGAGTAAGATGTTTCAAAAATCATGCAATATTTTGCAGCTAGAAGTAAATTCTAAGATTCATTTTCTTTACTGCCAAGTACACTTAATGTATGAGCTCTTCGACTCCAAACCCCATGAGGTAGTAATAGACAAACAATTCATTGATTGACTGACCTACTGACCATTAACAATAAACTGACCAAAAGCTTACCCGCCGGCCTGCCCGCCTGTCTGCTTTGACCCTTCAGTCTGATATTATAGGGTTTCATATAAAACTACAAGTGCCAATTGTACTCAGAGTTAACGAAGTCAACCAcatcaaataaaaatttgctGAGGATAAACtatcagcttgatagtgaggactagaggacacaaacaaaagtaATTAATAATGGTCattcaatttcctttgtttgtctTCTCTAAGCCTCACTGCCaagctaaatatttttaatatatcgaaagttgTCTATAAGACTGGAGTGCAGAAGCCATACCCTATTTGAGATCAACGTGGTCAAAATCGATATCCCATTTCTGACCAAAACGACCACAAAACCATACCCtttgtaacctgcgatcaagcgtacttttcttgagcCAGGGCGCTAAAAGTACCTTTTCGcaccatgtctaaggaaaagtacgccaccatacctatatagcccacaCAAGGGagtactcccccccccccccccaccctccagAAGGAATCCAAAAGACTGTTCTAGAAaaggaaaaagtagatctttgcAAGGGCTATTGGAATCCACAAAGAAGAATGGGGGCAGCCacgcattttttagagataattagcCTTCTATGTCAACAAAAATTCTGACATTAgcatttttctgaaaaaagaagaaaaggacaTTTCTTCACAGATTTCCCTAGAAATTGCATTTATATGCAGAAAAGCAAACACCTTTATAAAGATCTTAAACCTGCATGGTAAATGGTAACATAAAAACCATTTTTGGTATGTTTTTATTAACAAAATCGTTGCAACAGTACTTTTAGCTTCTCTGACAGCCTTCCTCTTGTTAAGCTAAAATACAGTCTAAATACTTTTTGCTCAGAACCACAAACTAATCTCGTTTTGAAAACTATTACGGCGCCCATTACATTTTTTCCTCTCACCTCCCCAGTAAGTCAAACATTTGCGTGTCTTCCACTTGTTTGCGCACGCACTACGACATCAGAGGAACATGTTTACATTTCACTATAATTTTCGccatgttgaagtttcgagttgatagGCTCATGCCAGCTAGTTTTTCAGCCGGAAGACGTTAACTAACAGTTGCTGGTTAGCAATGTGCTTCTCTTCTGGCGTTCCTGGTTTGAGTGCAGGTTCATTAAACTTGAGTTGGTCACAGTAGGAacattttgctttcattttaggCGTGTACTCGGTAGCGTAGTTGATTGCGTCACTGTCAACCCCAGTGCACGCGTGGTGCTTAAACCATTCCTCGCGTGATGCGCATAACTTGTACATACTAACAAAAGTAGGGTACTGTGGCTTTAAATATGTATATTCCTACAGAATTTTGTTGCTCGCCTGGCAAACAAgatgaaaacactgaaaacgttttctattACTCAAGTAATAGCAAACATCAGGCTTGCCATTAAGGAACACACCAGAACGAATATAATATAAGACAAGGATTGTGATTAGTCAGGTTGATATTGGTCAGGTAAATAGTTAGAGTATACTGCTTATGTTTAGCTTATCTGGGAATGCCAGCTTTCACGTTTGCTGGTATCATAAGTTTCGGAATTTAAATCATGCAATATTGTATTTATATTCATTGAAGAAGCAATGAGCCATAGCGAATTATACATGCCTCCCTGCAAGAAAACCTTCTTCAGTTACGTTCCAGTTAGATACTTGTTAAATAATACTGTGCTTCTATTGAAGGTAGGAGGGAGGGGGTAACTGTATTGTTGTCCAATGACGTTTCTTGAGGTCAGTACGCAGCTGTTAAAACGACTGGGTACGAGCCACCGAAGCGGGACGTGACGTGACACTGGCATAAGGACTGACCCAATGGCGTCCTTAGAGACGACTCCTCCCCCCTTATTTAAGGTTTATGCAATTTCTTTTAGGTATACTTCCATGAGACACTTTTTGCAAAATGCCAGTGTCTGTTTTAATTCTGTCAGTTTTTAAGAAATACTGAAATCTTCCATAGTCTGATTCAATCCTTATTCCCTATCATCTTCGGTTATGGATTAattgttatttgttttgttctaaACCCCCTTATTTAAGGTTTATGCAATTTCTTTTAGGTATACTTCCATGAGACACTTTTTGCAAAATGCCAGTGTCTGTTTTAATTCTGTCAGTTTTAAAGAAATACTGAAATCTTCCATAGTCTGATTCAATCCTTATTCCCTATCATCTTCGGTTATGGATTAattgttatttgttttgttctaaACCCCCTTATTTAAGGTTTATGCAATTTCTTTTAGGTATACTTCCATGAGACACTTTTTGCAAAATGCCAGTGTCTGTTTTAATTCTGTCAGTTTTGAAGAAATACTGAAATCTTCCATAGTCTGATTCATTCCTTATTCCCTATCATCTTCGGTTATGGATTAattgttatttgttttgttctaaACCTCTAACGATTTTATTCTCTAATACATTAAATATTACGATTCTCTACCCGCAAAAATGACAAAAGTTTCATGATTTGGTTTTTAACGTAACCACGTACGGTGAGCAATAGGTGTCTCTGTAAAGAAGCAAGGTTTTAAACAGCCGTGAACAACTTACTTCAAGCATAGATCTTTATAAACAAACTGTATTTTCCCCGATCAATACGATATACATTGTACTACTTCTTAGAGAACGCAGAGTATTCCCATCGAGACAGCAAATTAACAATGACGTTAACACATAAGACTTACCTTAAAATGATGTTAATAGACTGAGAAGCAAATCAAAATGAGTGATTAAACGTTCCAACCACCCTTTAATTAATTCTTGATGAATGATCGAGCGCACGATCATTCTTGATGAATGATCGAGCGCACATCGCCTGACATTGCGGGTGTGAGAAAAGGCATTTCTTTGTTCGACAAATAAATGCCACCGATTTATTCGGCATAGTCGGCCAATGAGTCTGACAACCAGTTTCACAAACAAATATAaaactaacctgcgatcagacGTACTTTTCTTACCTTTTCCGCACTgactaaagaaaagtacgcctgatcgcatgTTAATATAAAACTATCATTATCAGCCCAATAACGATAGTCAGTTTTGTATATGGAAGCGTGCGACGGCGGCGGGTCATTCTTGATGAATGATCGAGCGCACGACATCGCGTGACATTGTGGGTGTGACAAAGGGCATTTCTTTGTTCGACAAATAAATGCCACCGATTTATTCGGCACAGTCGGCCAATGAGTTGGACAACCAGTTCCACAAACAAATATAAAACAAACCTGCGATCAGACGTACTTTTCTTACCTTTCCGCCCTCACTAAAGAAAAGTACGTCTAATCGCAGGTTAATATAAAACGATCATTATCACCCCAATACACTGGGTTAGCTTGCGACGGGTCTAAGACGTCACTCGCTGCAGGTCacacttttacttttttgaaagtaacccaaaaccctcaatttggctaaccctaggcctaaggttggtttttggGCCTAGGGTTTGCCAAAATGAGGGTTTTggaaggtaaaacaatgacccgcaaccagtgacctgtggaatgtgacctgtgttttagagcCGCCGGTGCGACGGGATTGTCCATCAGTTACTTGTCACATACATGATTTTCCACCGGAATCTATAGCTATAAAAAACACAGCGGCCATCGACCTTCTACGTGCCCAAGGTTGGGAGGCGAGTATCttttccggataacttcactaaacgtcgtcagaatggctctaaactcggcacaagagacaagttcgtcacacatttgaggtaggaaaactttatttcaaatgagatagttatttacacaatttttttacgatcggtgattttcccatacaattctctatatacaaaAGCTGTcacatacaccacgtattttcagcttggggagcctgtgacATAAATAGACAAGacgtgcaacttccaagaccgctcacggccgagtgcctccagaatttagccgaatttctcccacttccaaaggtcgctcGCGTCCCAACCTTGGGCACGTAGAAGGTCGATAATTTTACTAGCATCGTGCCAAAACTCATCAAatttacacggctctgcaacctcaaaaCCCTGCTCGATTTCAAGCTTCGCTCAGGTTTTTGTCATTGCCAGATGATGTGGACTGAAGTCATGCatcattgaatttgatcaaatcaaatcaaccaTTAAAAAAGCGTAGATTTGTAATTTTGTCCATAGGGCTTGAGGGAAATCTGGCTTTTTCATtgcttaatttgatttgatcaaattcaatgatGCATGACTTCTTAATATctgcgaagaaacgtattagatttcagttttttcatttacagtcacttccgttatttttccgttactcttagtatttgaattcaaatttgttgtaactgccatgttttatcacattttttccagtattacgtcaacatccatttactatatacatgtacatggaagcaatctcattgtacctgaagaaggttGGTTttgccagccgaaatatagtacaccactaaaatcaaatcggGTCTGCCTAATGtacgagccagcgagccatgcgagccatgcgaatttcgcatttaagtctaagcaaccatttcaaatagcgctgataaacagttattaagtcgaAGCACCCAtattaaaacggttagctttcagtatgactgtgtgactcgcatgttgactcgcagtcatagctcgcatggctcgcatggctcgctggctcgcacattagtAAAACTCAATCAAATCTAGGTTGTATCAGCTCTTGCTCAAAATCTTtagcttctcaacttgtaattacgccgatcagatcaagccactgatccaacgtacaccaacaggaagattgtccacggttgattgcttcaaaactctgaaattaaaagaaactgtGACCCTCCCCCCGCCTCCTCCACCTTCCCCCTCCCCGCTAATGTCCGCTTACTTTGGCTTAATTACCATCATTTATCAACTCGTGTGGCAAAACCAAGTTTTTACTTCTGGAAATGGCCTCACGAATTGACATACTTACAACACGTACTTTTTACGGGAATAAATGAAGATAGGTGCGTAGTCCATTTCTCTCTTTCCTTAAGTGAACTTTAATTAATCAAAGTTCTATCAACAATACACTTTCATTATATTCTAACCACTGTTCTTCTGAAAATAGCTTTTATCTCTTAACTGTAGTGCGTATCACGGTGATGGTCCAAAATAAATAATGGCCTTTCTgactaaattaaatatttccCCCATTAAATAAGAACAAGCAAATTCTGAGGTCTTGGAAATAAAAACACCTAGAATTCAGACCATTAATACTATAAAATAGCGTAATATGGAAGTGCATAGTTTGCCACTAACAATAGCATAAAACATCGAGTTACAGAATGTCACGTAGCTTACTCTCTTCTTTTCAGGCATTTATGGTAGTTAAATAAGTGCAAGTTTATTGCTTCGAATGCACACGACCCTTTAGCGAATTGACTATTTCTGCTATTAAATAAAACGGATGAATGGTACATTTGCGTACAATCGGTACGTTATAAAAATTTCAcaagaaaaaatacaagaattCTATCTATTATTTTTGACCCGTTCTGACGTCGGAAAACCAACTGGAGAACAGGGTCGAGGGTAAGGATTGTCAACACCATTATTGGTTACTAATATTAGGGAGCTAATAAGCACGCGACCTTTTTGAGGGgcggacggaaaccggaagtgaattgttttcccttttaacttgtcctcAAACAACCACGTTTATATTgataagatttttttaaaaatctgggagacactactgtcctagcctcccacgcagacactctCAGGGCTTAGTCACGCGTTCCTACCCGAACACGTCACGCAGCCCTAAGAGGCTACTACCGGTCCAAGCATAcgaaatgttcttttccggttgccgtccgcaacCAAAAAATGTCGCGTGCTTGAAGGCGCTGTTACAcagtgaaatgtttcgtgcaacttgtctcgcaatgttttggcgacattgaggcgcgacaagttgcacgaaatatttcacagtgtaacataccctgcaacggccaaaatcgttgtgAGACAAGTTGAAAGAGCAGTAGCCGAAAGTagtctacttttcgtgcaacttgtctcacaacGATTTTGGTCGTTGCATCTTAACTCCTACATCATAGGCCGATCATTTTATGACCTCTTTTGtttcagaaatccaaaaaatCAAAACGGAAATCAAAGTATTGGAGACATGGATTCTAATCATTTAAAACTGGATCTTTTAAAATCGCTCTCTAATTTAGTGAAATAAGATTCTTGGGATAaagttgattccaataaaaagAAAGCGTCCTTGCTTAGGCTATTCCAGCCCGGAGCGGCGCGCGTTTCGAAAATGGAAGTGCTGGGGGAAGAACGCTCAAAAACGTGAAAGGCACGCGAGGAAAGAGCGTGCCCATCGCGCTCTCCCGAAACTGGTACTTGTCATAAGCTCATACTCGTACCTCGCTCACAAGGCGTTACGATTGGCTAATAAGAGAACAATAATACGAACAAAGACAACAATAAAAGTCTAATATAAGCAATAAGTAAGACACAAAACCCAAAGAGATTTTTGGGAAGTTAGAACATAAGAACAGTTGAATCGACGCCGTCGGATCTCAAAAACGTACTCGGGATTTGATCGGGCTCCGTTGCTGGCTCGTTGCGAAGAAGTTCGTCAAGAGCTTCATCAGAATCTTCAGAtgtgttttggatttcaatatctTTAACCTCCAGAACGACTGCCTCGTCTTCTTCTTTGTCCATGACTCCATAAGGTTTGGTCGGAGCCGACGTCGTATTAGCAGTCATAGGAAAAGAATCCTGAAGGTTGAGCACATTGTCCGCTTCAGCTCCATTCAACGCAGATTCCAACGTTTCAGATGAAGGGGTGCCAAGTGTTAGAGCGGGTGCGGCACCAGCATTTATCTCTTCCAAGCTAGAGTATGGTTGGTCATAGAAGCTGTCTTCAGAGTCTACTGACAGCTTCCTGTTTCTTAGCACGAATGGTGAATGTGGAGGAGATTCCACTCTTGGTTCTTGCGAGGGCTCGTGATTTAAGTTGTCGAGTTGTTCGCTTGGGACTGGGTCGGTAACTTCGCTACTGTTAAGATCGGATACAAACGTCGCACTTGACAAGTTACTTTCACGTCCGACACTCAGTGCATCGGGCTTTACAAATGATCTTTTCGCGCGTTCTGGCCTAGCTTCGACATCACTGTGGAAAAAAGAACAGCCAAAATAGAATACAATGATTAAATCTTGCGAGCAGCTCGGTTTCAGTTACACTTTGTAATTGGGTTGGGCATTTTTTAAGGTGTCCCCAGCTTTTGAGActgggagggggaggggtgggggggtgggggtttggggagggatggcgcagtggtgagagcactcgcctcccaccaatgtggctcgggttcgattcccagactcggcgtcatatgtgggttgagtttgttgtctctactctgcatcgagaggttttctccgggtattccggtttcccctctccacaaaaaccaacatttgactcgatttgctttcattgttaacttcagtttacagtgtccccattagtgctccagcgctataacgactagacacttaatccCCATTTAACAGCATatcccctccccccacccccacccctgTGTCCACATGAACAATTGCATTGTTGTGAGTTTATTAAACAGGTTCATACTAGGAACGTAAGAAGGCTTAAAGTATACATGAGTTCTACCTTGAATGTGAACAGGGTTTAGGTAGTTGAAGCACCTCACTTTGTAACCTTAGAAATTAGGCATATTCCGAGATATCTGATATCTGAAACCTTTTCCAGTCTCGCGACGCTGGTGACATACATCAAAACACGACAAGGCGATGAGGCGTCAAGTGAGTCTCAAGGTCGACTCagagtttctgtcgcacttacGGTCGACTTGAACCCAAGTGCGCAATCGCGTATTGTTAACGACGTTTGGGAAGATAAAACGATTGCTTGACTGATCTTCGGTTTCTCAAAAAGGGCTAATTCCAATTTGCTTTCCATTTGTCATTTTGAGTATCGACTTGCTTAAAGAATCTTTGTAGTATCTTTTCATAAAAAGTATTTTTATATGTGATCATTATACATGGTCAACTGATACTTTTCAAAAAAGTATCTTTTCAAGATCGACTTTGAAATTATCGACAAGTATCGACTCGAAAGTATAGACTCAGTTGCGtccaacatttttctttttccaaattCACCAAACTTTTGGACTAAAtactatttaagcaatagaggactttttccgtgtttccatagcctcatctaaacacgagggggagttgtgAGAATtggagacagttatgcaaacccgagacgcagtcgagggtttgcataacagTCGGAAAATAGTCCtcttttgcttttataaaatatttctcaaagatgaaggaaaatgctggtttcttttacttcttgattgaaaaagattttcttgatacacgctcatatttcctaccagccaatcataaggcacgtctgacaacacataaccaatcaaacttCGTGTCATGTCACAGCcttgtcacagccgtgtttccatactctcatctaaacacagctattgaccaatgagagtgcgtgtactatcctaattattttctTAGTGATGATTGAAGAGGACTATGAGCACATAACTCGTGAGAGACAAGACAACACAAATGAACAATACAAGCGTACAAAAGGCATGCAAGTGTACGAAAGTAACGAATTGACGTTTTGGATAATAAGTCAACGGAACAAGTGCTCTTTTTTTCTGCAGGTTTATTTGCTAAATAAAACTCGCGCATAATAGAACACGCAATGCattagctataaaaaattcaTCAACTTGAATCTTTGAATATGCTATTCAATTTATatctgaaaaaatgcaaaacaacctGAATGCATTGCATTACGTTGGAAACATtgagaaaaattattttaaaaaagcacaTGCACTCGAAATAAGGTTATGGTAAAACCTAACTGATTACGTGGAAAAGATTTCATAAAAAGACGTGTTGAGATAGCCTCAGGAGCACACAATTTGTTATAAGCACCGAAATTTTTATCTTCGCATCAGTCTTTGGTatataccttattccaaaatggccgccattttagtattcttttgtttgattgcaaagtggcccttatggcctcatTCAAGGTTGActattgttttgaattttacgtttgaaagagAGGCCAAAAGgaccaatttgcaaggaaacggTGTGCTACAAAAAGGTGTAGCGCCAAAGCAAAGTCAGAACTGGCTCAACCGAGTGAAACATGATAATGAAGacgaccaggagcccatctggagcgtgcaacttccatacagcgtctgtgaaacggcgttttcacaagtacgTGTATTTTTAgcctagcccttcccgcgaattgggtcaaaaaacaaaggcagttccggttcggtgaccctatgacgtcagcttaatttcttgtaattggtcatcgggctcctgtggga
The sequence above is a segment of the Montipora foliosa isolate CH-2021 chromosome 2, ASM3666993v2, whole genome shotgun sequence genome. Coding sequences within it:
- the LOC137990886 gene encoding uncharacterized protein — its product is MDGTLVEGHTDPDPEEIVVDPIPSNEPLVKKISSSGTPSGFIEGRPFKQRLDPNSAVQQSECISPDPKRTTGIAFSGGGIRSAAFCSGALRRMLQDDVPLEYLSCVSGGGFTGAAFLDWKQRSKKLGIADKVWQEQFFEKMRNNAGYLCNWQSLGWGICQSINFTLLLIFVVIILPCVLWLPYAFPIAVFVDVLFGGILRENSTCPPSVSVSDKTSFLILELYYDCQPPGRRVALFLTTFAVWFFFFILSRIKYLIEYQNLFRFLSILSGLVLALTLFPWVTHDFLWPLKTWIKALVFIGFLIVPFVLPIVRNFAAIFLFFYAYTLFVSWRVFKADLFGVLPYSDEVFYPILIGCAIAIILFPFIGPLHQSAFNIYYRYRLSAAFFEKAARCRWQDVFPNCARPARGIYKLISGEEDANKELELDDLKHISPTFISNITVNDWQISSGAKSSHQLIAFSPDGVELIGSDWEKPSELSRCFEPRHMRLSTAMAISGAAVSYDMGSYESRLDMVLDLLNLLGIGMGDEMISDQCHYQDRTKSTAAKIKQYVLPSLVEICCALPLLALPFVYWAGHSNHWVEYLVLVHIVVVVLLTGLAMAKTGSPNPGQWQHILSWWIRHTFFVRFIRGFLSINNVGTHPPPILRLSDGGHFENLALLPLLEKKLKKIAIFDGSYNPSDEKSADSLLTALKLAREKLHCSFEGMSGRDINEDIRVEFLKMKSEQRPRSYRFKVQYYDKADSNLPVSDGEILFVAPRHPSESRPLNGGETKQPKTWGDFGLGSLNTDNWGERPELTVREADRLTFCCCNRCHYYGSSHCISNCLLGRFPHHITANQFFTPDTFSAYHREGYAACVEADVAKFFN